A region of the Desulfobacterales bacterium genome:
AGTGAGAACTATGGCCGCAATGTCATATAAAATTTCAAAGGGTCATAGAGTTGTATATCCAAGAGGTGATCTTGATTTTTGCGGAAATTTTCTTAATATGATGTTTGACACTCCTGTTAAACCTTATAAGCTTGATCAGCATTGTGTAGATGCCCTTAATGTATTTTGGATTCTTCACGCTGATCATGAACAAAACTGCTCAACATCTGCAGTTCGTTTAGTTGGGAGCGGGAGAGTCAATATTTATGCCGCTCTTTCAGCAGGAATTGCCGCTTTATGGGGACCTCTCCATGGAGGAGCAAATCAAGCAGTTATTGAAATGCTTAAAGAAATAAAAGATAGCGGAGGAAAAATTACTCCTTTTATCCAAAGGGCTAAAAATCCTAGTGATCCTTTTAGGCTTATGGGTTTTGGTCATAGAGTATATAAAACTTATGATCCTCGTGCGCTAATTATGAAAAAAACCTGTGATGTTATATTGGATAAACTACACGTAAGCGATCCTTTACTTGATATCGCTAAGGAGCTTGAAGAAGTCGCTTTAAATGACCAATATTTTGTTGACCATAATCTTTATCCGAATGTTGATTTTTATAGTGGTATAGTTTTAAGAGCCTTAGGAATTCCAACAAATATGTTTACAGTTATGTTTGCAATTGGAAGATTGCCAGGATGGGTTGCTCAATGGAGAGAAGATGCTGAAAATCCTAAATGGAAACTTTATAGACCACGACAAATTTATACAGGCCATCAAATAATGGATTATACCTCTATTGATCAAAGAGGGGGA
Encoded here:
- a CDS encoding citrate synthase; this encodes MAQDEIKNINVETARLVIGDQTIELPIITGTMGEKAIDITMLRKLTGCITMDPGLGNTGICKSDITFMDGEKGILRYRGIPVEQLAERSSFVETAYLLINGCLPTVDQLDFFSELLTEHSMVHEEMRGFFGNFPPRSHPMGILSAMLTALRSFYPDLKISAKDEDINLVLARILSKVRTMAAMSYKISKGHRVVYPRGDLDFCGNFLNMMFDTPVKPYKLDQHCVDALNVFWILHADHEQNCSTSAVRLVGSGRVNIYAALSAGIAALWGPLHGGANQAVIEMLKEIKDSGGKITPFIQRAKNPSDPFRLMGFGHRVYKTYDPRALIMKKTCDVILDKLHVSDPLLDIAKELEEVALNDQYFVDHNLYPNVDFYSGIVLRALGIPTNMFTVMFAIGRLPGWVAQWREDAENPKWKLYRPRQIYTGHQIMDYTSIDQRGGCVIKKNYYSEEDVI